The Sphingomonas sp. KR3-1 genome contains a region encoding:
- a CDS encoding ribose-phosphate pyrophosphokinase yields MKLLAGNSNAPLAKAIAEYLEIPLTQANVRRFADEEIFVEILENVRGEDVFVMQSTSYPANDNLMEMLIMIDALKRASAKRITAVLPYFGYARQDRKPGPRTPISAKLVANLVTTAGADRVLSVDLHAGQIQGFFDIPTDNLFAAPVMSADIHSRFPGKQWMVVSPDVGGVVRARALAKRLDNAPLAIVDKRRERPGESEVMNIIGNVEGRFCILIDDIVDSAGTLCNAAAALKASGAEDVVAYCTHGVLSGGAVARVDGSALAELVITDSIGNHAVIAESSKIRHLTIAPLLAEAIKRIADESSVSSLFD; encoded by the coding sequence ATGAAACTGTTGGCCGGCAATTCGAACGCGCCGCTCGCCAAGGCGATCGCCGAGTATCTCGAGATTCCGCTCACCCAGGCCAATGTCCGCCGCTTCGCCGACGAGGAGATCTTCGTCGAGATCCTCGAGAACGTCCGCGGCGAGGACGTCTTCGTGATGCAGTCGACCAGCTATCCGGCGAACGACAACCTCATGGAGATGCTGATCATGATCGATGCGCTGAAGCGCGCATCGGCCAAGCGCATCACTGCGGTGCTCCCCTATTTCGGCTATGCCCGCCAGGACCGGAAGCCCGGCCCCCGCACCCCGATCTCGGCCAAGCTGGTCGCCAATCTGGTGACCACCGCCGGCGCCGACCGCGTGCTCTCGGTCGACCTGCACGCGGGGCAGATCCAGGGCTTCTTCGACATCCCGACCGACAATCTTTTCGCCGCTCCGGTGATGAGCGCCGACATCCATAGCCGCTTCCCGGGCAAGCAGTGGATGGTCGTCTCGCCCGACGTCGGCGGTGTGGTCCGCGCCCGCGCGCTGGCCAAGCGGCTCGACAACGCCCCGCTCGCCATCGTCGACAAGCGCCGCGAGCGGCCGGGCGAATCCGAGGTGATGAACATCATCGGCAATGTCGAAGGGCGCTTCTGCATCCTGATCGACGACATCGTCGATTCGGCAGGCACGCTCTGCAACGCCGCCGCCGCGCTCAAGGCGTCGGGCGCCGAGGATGTGGTCGCATATTGCACCCACGGCGTGCTCTCGGGCGGCGCGGTCGCCCGGGTCGACGGGTCGGCGCTGGCCGAGCTGGTGATCACCGACTCGATCGGCAACCACGCGGTGATCGCCGAGAGCAGCAAGATCCGCCATCTGACGATCGCGCCGTTGCTGGCGGAGGCGATCAAGCGCATCGCGGACGAGAGCTCGGTTTCCTCGCTGTTCGACTGA
- a CDS encoding YcxB family protein → MAIVHDEPATSVTYVLGEEPQIAAAKAHLWRYMRSRRGLTRMAIGIPIMLVLGAVLGLALGEDPLWWMLIFAVEIVLLVPLIYLLLFPAAPRRIRRLVSQSPIWKQPVTVTWSAAGLSSDAAVGTTALAWADYHAWHKAPAGFLLYFNDLQYQVIPASALAPGQMDGLRAILERSGLRRF, encoded by the coding sequence ATGGCGATTGTCCACGACGAACCTGCGACAAGTGTGACTTATGTGCTCGGCGAAGAACCCCAGATCGCCGCCGCGAAGGCGCATCTTTGGCGCTATATGCGCTCGCGGCGCGGGCTGACGCGGATGGCGATTGGCATTCCGATCATGCTCGTGCTGGGGGCAGTCCTTGGCTTGGCGCTCGGCGAGGATCCGCTGTGGTGGATGCTGATATTCGCCGTCGAGATCGTGCTGCTGGTTCCACTGATCTATCTCCTGCTCTTCCCTGCGGCGCCGCGCCGAATCCGCCGCCTGGTGTCGCAGAGCCCGATCTGGAAACAGCCTGTCACGGTAACCTGGTCGGCGGCCGGGCTGTCGTCGGACGCTGCCGTCGGTACCACCGCATTGGCCTGGGCCGATTATCACGCCTGGCACAAAGCGCCCGCCGGCTTCCTGCTCTATTTCAACGACCTGCAATATCAGGTCATCCCGGCATCGGCGTTGGCACCGGGGCAGATGGATGGGCTGCGTGCTATTCTCGAGCGCTCGGGGCTGCGCCGTTTCTGA
- the ribH gene encoding 6,7-dimethyl-8-ribityllumazine synthase, with protein MARVLIVEARFYAHLNDLLLAGARAAIEEAGHSHETITVPGALEIPGAVAMAAETGRYDAFVALGVVIRGETYHFEVVSNESARGLMALAMDSLPIGNGILTVENEAQALTRARPDEKDKGGEAAKAALAMLALKSKFG; from the coding sequence TTGGCACGTGTATTGATCGTCGAGGCGCGGTTCTACGCGCATCTGAATGACCTGCTGCTTGCAGGCGCGCGCGCCGCGATCGAGGAAGCCGGGCACAGCCATGAGACGATCACCGTCCCCGGCGCGCTCGAGATTCCCGGCGCCGTGGCGATGGCCGCCGAGACCGGCCGCTACGACGCGTTCGTCGCATTGGGCGTGGTGATCCGCGGCGAGACCTATCATTTCGAAGTGGTCTCGAACGAGAGCGCCCGCGGGCTGATGGCGCTGGCGATGGATTCGCTGCCGATCGGCAACGGCATCCTCACCGTCGAGAACGAGGCGCAGGCGCTGACCCGCGCCAGGCCCGACGAGAAGGACAAGGGCGGCGAGGCTGCCAAGGCCGCGCTGGCGATGCTCGCGCTCAAGAGCAAGTTCGGCTGA
- a CDS encoding COQ9 family protein — protein MDLKDATLDELRAALAPQVAANAAFDGWNLRAVDAAADSLGVDRDVAHLAFTDGPVAMIDAWFAAIDAAMLARFTPEQLGGMKIRARITALVEARLDLAAPHRDALRRALAILAMPQNAVRGAQLGWRAADAMWRAAGDTATDYNHYSKRTTLGAVYAATIAVFLDDESEGQADTRAFLARRIENIMQFERAKAKWLTPPEHRFSLSRFIGRLRYPAV, from the coding sequence ATGGACCTCAAGGACGCGACTCTCGACGAACTGCGCGCCGCGCTCGCGCCGCAGGTGGCGGCCAATGCCGCGTTCGACGGCTGGAACCTGCGCGCCGTCGATGCCGCCGCCGACAGTCTCGGCGTCGACCGCGACGTCGCCCATCTTGCCTTCACCGATGGCCCGGTCGCGATGATCGATGCCTGGTTCGCCGCGATCGACGCCGCGATGCTCGCCCGCTTCACCCCCGAGCAGCTTGGCGGCATGAAGATCCGCGCGCGCATCACCGCCTTGGTCGAGGCCCGGCTCGATCTCGCCGCCCCCCACCGCGACGCGCTGCGCCGCGCGCTCGCCATCCTCGCCATGCCGCAGAACGCGGTGCGTGGCGCCCAGCTTGGCTGGCGCGCGGCCGACGCGATGTGGCGCGCCGCCGGCGACACCGCGACCGACTATAACCATTACAGCAAGCGCACCACGCTCGGCGCCGTCTATGCCGCGACGATCGCGGTCTTCCTCGACGACGAGAGCGAGGGCCAGGCCGATACCCGCGCCTTCCTCGCCCGCCGGATCGAGAACATCATGCAGTTCGAGCGCGCCAAGGCGAAATGGCTGACCCCGCCCGAGCATCGCTTCAGCCTGTCGCGCTTCATCGGCCGCCTGCGCTACCCGGCGGTCTGA
- a CDS encoding alkene reductase codes for MPSLFDPIQLGAIHAPNRILMAPLTRGRATRSHVPTPVMADYYAQRASAGLIITEATGISQQGLGWAYAPGLWTDEQVEGWKPVVEAVHKAGGRIAAQLWHMGRLVHPDFIGGEAPVAASANTAPGTVRTYPAEESGEIKRPYAQARPLRVDEIPGLLDDYARAAQNAIRAGFDGVQVHAANGYLIDTFLRDNSNFRDDDYGGSIPNRIRLLREVTQRVADTVGGDRTGVRLSPNGEVQGVNDSNPAPLFEAAAAALDAIGIAFLEMREPRATGTRGKPDHPPVHPGMRKVFKGPLILNSDYHLDDAQAALDAGEADAIAYGRTFLANPDLPRRLREGLPLNEQREEFFYIGGAEGYSDYPAAA; via the coding sequence ATGCCGAGCCTGTTCGATCCGATCCAGCTGGGCGCGATCCACGCGCCGAACCGCATCCTGATGGCGCCGCTCACCCGCGGGCGCGCGACCCGCAGCCATGTGCCGACGCCGGTGATGGCGGACTATTATGCGCAACGGGCAAGCGCCGGGCTGATCATCACCGAGGCGACCGGCATCAGCCAGCAGGGCCTGGGCTGGGCCTATGCGCCGGGGCTGTGGACCGACGAGCAGGTGGAAGGCTGGAAGCCGGTGGTCGAGGCGGTGCATAAGGCGGGCGGGCGGATCGCCGCGCAGCTCTGGCACATGGGCCGGCTGGTCCATCCGGACTTCATTGGCGGCGAGGCGCCGGTCGCGGCGTCGGCGAACACCGCGCCGGGCACGGTGCGCACCTATCCGGCCGAGGAGAGCGGCGAGATCAAGCGCCCCTATGCCCAGGCACGGCCGCTGCGCGTCGACGAGATCCCCGGCCTGCTCGACGATTATGCCCGCGCTGCGCAGAACGCGATCCGCGCCGGGTTCGACGGCGTGCAGGTCCATGCCGCCAACGGCTATCTGATCGACACCTTCCTGCGCGACAACAGCAACTTCCGCGACGACGACTATGGCGGCTCGATCCCCAACCGCATCCGGCTGCTCAGGGAAGTGACGCAGCGCGTGGCCGACACGGTCGGCGGCGACCGCACCGGCGTGCGCCTTTCGCCCAATGGCGAAGTGCAGGGCGTCAACGACAGCAATCCGGCGCCGCTGTTCGAGGCAGCCGCCGCCGCGCTCGACGCGATCGGCATCGCCTTTCTCGAGATGCGCGAGCCACGCGCGACCGGCACGCGCGGCAAGCCCGATCATCCCCCCGTGCACCCGGGGATGCGCAAGGTCTTCAAGGGGCCGCTGATCCTCAATTCGGACTATCATCTCGACGATGCCCAGGCAGCGCTCGACGCAGGCGAGGCCGATGCGATCGCCTATGGCCGCACCTTCCTCGCCAATCCGGACCTGCCGCGGCGGCTGCGAGAGGGGCTGCCGCTCAACGAACAGCGCGAGGAATTCTTCTATATCGGCGGTGCCGAGGGCTATTCGGACTACCCCGCGGCAGCCTAG
- the ribD gene encoding bifunctional diaminohydroxyphosphoribosylaminopyrimidine deaminase/5-amino-6-(5-phosphoribosylamino)uracil reductase RibD, with translation MGAALALAERGRGRTAPNPNVGCVIVRDGVVAGRGWTQPGGRPHAEAMALAAAGEKSRGATAYVTLEPCAHESARGPACANLLVAAGVARVVIALGDPDPRTNGAGAARLRAAGIEVIEGVRAAEARRAMAGFLTRLEKHRPFVTLKLATSLDGRIALASGESQWITGAQARAHTHLERARHDAILVGRRTMAVDQPRLDVRLPGLEDRSPRRLMLSSTGDLRRPEDIATLEGVDHLFVEGGAETAASFLRADLVDRLLFYRAPILIGDGKPALGDIGLTRLGDAQGRWRLQDSRMLGSDRMEVYERA, from the coding sequence ATGGGTGCCGCGCTCGCTCTGGCGGAGCGCGGCCGCGGGCGGACTGCGCCCAATCCCAATGTCGGCTGCGTGATCGTCCGCGACGGCGTCGTGGCCGGCCGCGGCTGGACCCAGCCCGGCGGACGCCCGCATGCCGAGGCGATGGCGCTCGCTGCAGCCGGCGAAAAGTCGCGCGGCGCAACTGCGTACGTCACGCTCGAGCCCTGCGCCCATGAATCGGCGCGCGGCCCGGCCTGCGCGAACCTGCTGGTCGCGGCCGGCGTCGCCCGCGTGGTGATCGCGCTCGGCGATCCCGATCCGCGAACCAACGGTGCAGGAGCCGCGCGCCTGCGCGCCGCCGGGATCGAAGTCATCGAAGGCGTCCGTGCCGCCGAGGCGCGCCGAGCGATGGCCGGCTTCCTGACGCGGCTCGAAAAGCATCGCCCCTTCGTCACGCTCAAGCTCGCCACCTCGCTCGACGGCCGCATCGCGCTCGCCTCGGGCGAGAGCCAATGGATCACCGGCGCCCAAGCCCGCGCCCACACCCATCTCGAGCGCGCGCGGCATGACGCCATCCTGGTCGGCCGCCGCACGATGGCGGTGGACCAGCCGCGCCTCGACGTACGCTTGCCCGGCCTCGAGGACCGCTCGCCGCGCCGGCTGATGCTGTCGTCGACCGGCGATCTCAGGCGCCCCGAAGACATCGCCACCCTCGAAGGCGTCGATCATCTCTTTGTCGAAGGTGGCGCCGAAACCGCCGCGTCGTTCCTACGCGCCGACCTGGTCGACCGGCTGCTGTTCTACCGCGCGCCGATCCTGATCGGCGACGGCAAGCCCGCGCTCGGCGACATCGGGCTTACCCGGCTGGGGGATGCGCAGGGCCGCTGGCGGCTGCAGGATAGCCGCATGCTTGGCAGTGACAGGATGGAGGTCTACGAGCGCGCCTGA
- the ribB gene encoding 3,4-dihydroxy-2-butanone-4-phosphate synthase, whose protein sequence is MAKPELARLKHAFLSSPEELIDEARNGRMVILVDDEDRENEGDLVIPAQMATPDAVNFMARFGRGLICLALTAERGRQLQLEPMARVNGTPLGTAFTVSIEAKEGISTGISAADRARTVAVAIDAANGPDAITSPGHVFPLIARDGGVLVRTGHTEAAVDLARLAGLNPSGVICEIMKDDGTMARLDDLIAFAQFHNLKLGTIRDLIAYRRRHDHLVEKRAETRFESEWGGEWTAMTFWNKATETEQVALVKGRIDSAKPTLVRMHALSPFSDMFGEGGARGGLLRRSMELIAEEGAGVVVVINKPRPDQFTVALQARAGTLEPKDMDELRDYGVGATILTELGVQDMILLTNTHHTLVGLDGYGLSIVGERPIDTGE, encoded by the coding sequence GTGGCAAAGCCTGAACTCGCCCGCCTCAAGCACGCCTTCCTCTCCTCGCCCGAGGAGCTGATCGACGAGGCCCGCAACGGCCGCATGGTCATCCTGGTCGATGACGAGGATCGCGAGAACGAAGGCGATCTCGTCATTCCCGCCCAGATGGCGACGCCCGACGCCGTCAACTTCATGGCGCGCTTCGGGCGCGGGCTGATCTGCCTGGCGCTCACCGCCGAGCGCGGGCGCCAGCTGCAACTCGAGCCGATGGCGCGCGTCAACGGCACCCCGCTCGGCACGGCGTTCACGGTGTCGATCGAGGCGAAGGAAGGCATTTCGACTGGCATTTCCGCCGCCGACCGCGCGCGCACGGTTGCTGTCGCGATCGATGCGGCCAATGGCCCCGATGCGATCACCTCGCCCGGCCATGTCTTCCCGCTGATCGCGCGCGACGGCGGCGTCCTCGTCCGCACCGGCCATACCGAGGCCGCGGTCGATCTGGCGCGCCTCGCCGGGCTCAATCCCTCGGGCGTGATCTGCGAGATCATGAAGGACGACGGGACGATGGCGCGTCTCGACGATCTCATCGCTTTCGCGCAGTTCCACAATCTCAAGCTCGGCACGATCCGCGACCTGATCGCCTATCGCCGCCGTCACGACCATCTCGTCGAAAAGCGCGCCGAGACGCGTTTCGAGAGCGAATGGGGCGGCGAGTGGACTGCGATGACCTTCTGGAACAAGGCCACCGAGACCGAGCAGGTCGCGCTGGTCAAGGGCAGGATCGACTCGGCCAAGCCGACCCTGGTGCGCATGCACGCACTCTCGCCCTTTTCCGACATGTTCGGCGAAGGCGGCGCGCGCGGCGGGCTGCTGCGCCGCTCGATGGAGCTGATCGCCGAGGAAGGCGCCGGCGTCGTCGTGGTGATCAACAAGCCGCGCCCGGACCAGTTCACCGTCGCGCTCCAGGCCCGTGCCGGCACGCTCGAGCCCAAGGACATGGACGAGCTGCGCGACTATGGCGTCGGCGCGACCATCCTTACCGAACTCGGCGTGCAGGACATGATCCTGCTCACCAACACGCATCACACGCTCGTGGGGCTCGATGGCTATGGCCTGTCGATCGTCGGCGAGCGTCCCATCGACACCGGAGAATGA
- a CDS encoding FeoA family protein, with product MNAPAVIPVPIPLASLPRHKPGAVATVDWSKLSEPESRRLRELGLDEGVEVELLHKSGLLGGGPIACRIGRMIVALRRHVAGAILVSPGA from the coding sequence ATGAATGCCCCCGCTGTGATTCCCGTGCCCATTCCGCTCGCCAGCCTGCCCCGCCACAAGCCCGGCGCCGTCGCGACGGTCGACTGGAGCAAGCTGAGCGAGCCCGAGAGCCGGCGCCTGCGCGAGCTGGGGCTCGATGAGGGCGTCGAGGTCGAGCTGCTCCACAAGTCGGGGCTGCTCGGCGGCGGCCCGATCGCCTGCCGGATCGGCCGGATGATCGTCGCGCTGCGCCGACACGTCGCCGGCGCCATCCTCGTCAGTCCCGGCGCATGA
- a CDS encoding DMT family transporter — translation MHRPAAPRKAILAQNANALPIAALLGGNMALAFGPWFVRLADVGPVAAGFWRIALAVPVLVALAFAGQKRPFAAARALWLPIALGGVAFAADLASWHLGILKTTLANATLFGNSATLMYPVYGFFIARAWPSRTQGLALALAAAGAALLLGRSFQLSPEHLAGDLLCLLAGTLYTVYFVLMGKARAAMAPIPALALSTLASVLPLLIAAHLLGEQFWPTHWGILIGLALASQVVGQGLMIYAIGHLSPLIVGIALLTQPIIAGTVGWIVYGETLGPADLLGAVLVAIALVLVRSGGPRVAPEAEEPKPA, via the coding sequence ATGCATCGTCCCGCCGCCCCAAGAAAAGCTATTCTCGCGCAAAACGCCAATGCGTTGCCGATCGCCGCGCTGCTCGGCGGCAACATGGCGCTCGCCTTCGGGCCGTGGTTCGTCCGGCTCGCCGATGTCGGCCCGGTCGCGGCGGGCTTCTGGCGCATCGCGCTGGCGGTGCCGGTGCTGGTCGCGCTCGCCTTTGCCGGGCAGAAGAGGCCCTTCGCTGCCGCCCGCGCGCTGTGGCTGCCGATCGCGCTCGGCGGCGTCGCCTTCGCCGCGGACCTGGCGAGCTGGCATCTCGGCATCCTCAAGACCACGCTCGCCAACGCCACGCTGTTCGGCAATTCGGCGACGCTGATGTACCCGGTATACGGCTTCTTCATCGCCCGCGCCTGGCCGAGCCGGACCCAGGGGCTGGCGCTGGCGCTCGCCGCGGCGGGTGCCGCGCTGCTGCTCGGCCGCTCCTTCCAGCTTTCGCCCGAGCATCTCGCCGGCGACCTGCTCTGCCTGCTCGCCGGCACGCTCTACACCGTCTATTTCGTGCTGATGGGCAAGGCCCGCGCGGCGATGGCGCCGATCCCCGCGCTCGCGCTCTCCACGCTGGCCAGCGTGCTGCCGCTCCTCATCGCCGCGCATCTGCTCGGCGAGCAGTTCTGGCCCACGCATTGGGGCATATTGATCGGCCTGGCGCTCGCCAGCCAGGTGGTGGGGCAGGGGCTGATGATCTACGCGATCGGCCATCTCTCGCCGCTGATCGTCGGCATTGCGCTGCTCACCCAGCCGATCATCGCCGGCACGGTCGGCTGGATCGTCTATGGCGAGACGCTCGGCCCCGCCGACCTGCTCGGCGCCGTGCTCGTCGCGATCGCGCTGGTGCTGGTGCGCAGCGGCGGTCCGCGGGTTGCGCCCGAGGCGGAGGAGCCTAAACCGGCATGA
- a CDS encoding riboflavin synthase: protein MFTGIVTDIGTVDAAEKQGDLHVRVSTAYETAGIDLGASISCSGVCLTVVDKASGWVAFDVSGETISRTAPGMWISGRKLNLERALRLGDELGGHIVTGHVDGIGTVKSIEEIGGSHHVVIEADKALAPYVAPKGSITVDGVSLTVNAVRDTDAGVEFDLNIIPHTASVTTFGALQPGQAVNLEIDVLARYLQRMEALRGKA, encoded by the coding sequence ATGTTTACAGGAATCGTCACCGATATCGGCACGGTCGATGCCGCGGAGAAGCAGGGTGACCTGCATGTCCGCGTCTCCACCGCCTATGAAACCGCCGGCATAGACCTGGGCGCCTCGATCTCCTGCTCGGGCGTGTGCCTGACGGTGGTCGACAAGGCGTCAGGCTGGGTCGCGTTTGACGTCTCGGGCGAGACGATCAGCCGCACCGCGCCCGGCATGTGGATCTCGGGTCGCAAGCTCAACCTCGAGCGTGCGCTGCGCCTCGGCGACGAACTGGGCGGGCATATTGTCACCGGCCATGTCGACGGCATCGGCACGGTGAAGTCGATCGAGGAGATCGGCGGCTCACACCATGTCGTGATCGAAGCGGACAAGGCGCTCGCGCCCTACGTGGCGCCCAAGGGCTCGATCACCGTCGACGGCGTCTCGCTCACCGTCAACGCAGTGCGCGATACCGATGCCGGCGTCGAATTCGACCTCAACATCATTCCCCACACCGCTTCCGTCACTACATTCGGAGCACTTCAACCCGGACAGGCCGTCAATCTCGAGATCGACGTGCTCGCCCGCTATCTGCAGCGCATGGAGGCGCTCCGTGGCAAAGCCTGA
- a CDS encoding TonB family protein: MYADTRYQPRKPRAASIGASLLFSGAIITGMIYSSPNFVKTFIDKPIETYPVIEKMPPPPEPTEKPEIKAKTPTQPPITAPDPILKTDSDVVMKTTPDIPPVLPDIAKPPVDTGPLVKAEPRVEPAPAFFVARRDPRYADAFQPEYPAIELRGQRDGKVSVKVLVGADGRVKAVEQVSATSPAFFDATRRQALSKWRFKPATRGGVAEESWLTLSVTFRIQDQ, encoded by the coding sequence ATGTATGCCGATACTCGCTACCAGCCCCGCAAACCGCGTGCCGCCAGCATCGGGGCCTCGCTGCTGTTCAGCGGCGCGATCATCACCGGGATGATCTATTCCTCGCCCAATTTCGTGAAAACCTTCATCGACAAGCCGATCGAGACCTATCCGGTCATCGAGAAGATGCCGCCCCCGCCGGAGCCGACCGAGAAGCCCGAGATCAAGGCCAAGACGCCCACCCAGCCGCCGATCACCGCGCCCGATCCGATCCTAAAGACCGATAGCGACGTCGTGATGAAGACCACGCCGGACATCCCGCCGGTGCTGCCCGACATTGCCAAGCCGCCGGTCGATACCGGGCCCCTGGTCAAGGCCGAGCCGCGCGTCGAGCCCGCGCCTGCCTTCTTCGTCGCCCGGCGCGATCCGCGCTACGCCGATGCCTTCCAGCCCGAATATCCCGCGATCGAGCTGCGCGGCCAGCGCGACGGCAAGGTTTCGGTCAAGGTGCTGGTCGGCGCCGATGGCCGGGTCAAGGCGGTCGAGCAGGTCAGCGCCACCAGCCCTGCCTTCTTCGACGCGACCAGGCGTCAGGCGCTGTCGAAATGGCGGTTCAAGCCGGCGACCCGTGGCGGCGTCGCCGAGGAAAGCTGGCTGACGCTCAGCGTCACCTTCCGGATCCAGGACCAGTAA
- the gltX gene encoding glutamate--tRNA ligase, producing MTVTTRFAPSPTGNLHVGNIRTALHNWMFARANGGRFLLRIDDTDGARSEEHFVAAIRADLAWLGLNPDGEERQSARFGLYEARFEELKAAGRVYPAYETAQELELKRKVLLGRGLPPVYDRAALALTGEDRARLEAEGVRPHWRFKLDHDAMIEWDDMVRGPQRFDPRTMSDPVVRRADGSWLYLLPSVIDDIDMGISHVVRGEDHVSNTATQLQMFAALGAAAPRFAHEALLTGNEGKLSKRLGSLGIDHFRELGIEPEALIALLARLGTSDPVEPYVDPAPLVAGFDFARFGRAPARFDEEELAQLNARIVHQLGFDAVRERLPAGMTEAGWEAIRPNLSTVAEAADWWQVVEGPVTAEIAEEDRAFLAQAAGIAVTLDWANPWPALTGALKEATGRKGRALFLPLRLALTGREHGPDMAALLPLIGKENALDRLRSG from the coding sequence ATGACCGTCACCACCCGTTTCGCGCCCAGCCCCACCGGCAATCTGCACGTCGGCAATATCCGCACCGCGCTCCACAACTGGATGTTCGCGAGAGCGAATGGCGGCCGCTTCCTGCTGCGGATCGACGATACCGATGGCGCGCGCTCGGAGGAGCATTTCGTCGCGGCGATCCGCGCCGATCTCGCCTGGCTGGGGCTGAACCCCGACGGCGAAGAGCGCCAGTCGGCCCGTTTCGGCCTGTACGAGGCGCGCTTCGAGGAATTGAAGGCCGCCGGCCGCGTCTATCCGGCCTATGAGACTGCGCAGGAGCTCGAGCTCAAGCGCAAGGTCCTGCTCGGCCGCGGCCTGCCCCCCGTCTATGACCGCGCCGCGCTCGCCCTTACCGGCGAGGACCGGGCCAGGCTCGAGGCCGAGGGCGTGCGCCCGCACTGGCGCTTCAAGCTCGATCATGACGCCATGATCGAATGGGACGACATGGTCCGCGGCCCCCAGCGCTTTGATCCCAGGACGATGAGCGACCCGGTGGTCCGCCGCGCCGACGGCTCCTGGCTCTATCTCCTCCCCTCGGTGATCGACGATATCGACATGGGCATCAGCCATGTCGTGCGCGGCGAGGACCATGTCTCGAACACCGCGACCCAGCTCCAGATGTTCGCGGCGCTCGGGGCCGCTGCCCCGCGTTTCGCCCATGAGGCGCTGCTCACCGGCAATGAGGGCAAGCTCTCCAAGCGGCTCGGCTCGCTCGGCATCGATCATTTCCGCGAGCTCGGCATCGAGCCCGAGGCGCTGATTGCCCTGCTCGCCCGGCTCGGCACCAGCGATCCGGTCGAGCCCTATGTCGATCCGGCGCCGCTGGTCGCCGGCTTCGACTTCGCCCGTTTCGGCCGCGCACCCGCCCGTTTCGACGAGGAGGAGCTCGCCCAGCTCAACGCCCGCATCGTCCACCAGCTCGGCTTCGACGCGGTGCGTGAGCGGCTCCCCGCCGGCATGACCGAGGCGGGCTGGGAAGCGATCCGCCCCAATCTCTCGACGGTCGCCGAGGCGGCGGACTGGTGGCAGGTCGTCGAGGGCCCGGTGACCGCCGAGATTGCCGAGGAGGATCGCGCCTTCCTCGCCCAGGCCGCCGGGATCGCCGTGACGCTCGACTGGGCAAACCCCTGGCCCGCCCTCACCGGCGCGCTCAAGGAAGCCACCGGCCGCAAGGGCCGCGCGCTCTTCCTGCCGCTGCGACTCGCGCTCACCGGCCGCGAGCATGGGCCGGACATGGCGGCGCTGCTGCCGCTGATCGGCAAGGAAAATGCCCTGGATCGTCTCCGCAGCGGATGA